The following coding sequences lie in one Manis javanica isolate MJ-LG chromosome X, MJ_LKY, whole genome shotgun sequence genomic window:
- the LOC108387413 gene encoding histone H2A-Bbd type 2/3-like, translated as MQQNRRRRASSGGRRTTHSRTDREELLFSVSHVERVLRERHFLQRMSPHTPVFAAAVIQYLTAKVLELEGNEAQKHGSGRITPEIIDRVLHSNPLLSSLFRDYLLTGGPGQ; from the coding sequence ATGCAGCAAAATAGGAGACGTCGAGCGTCATCTGGTGGCAGGAGGACGACCCACTCTCGCACAGACCGAGAAGAGCTGCTGTTCTCCGTGAGCCATGTGGAACGCGTCCTGCGGGAGCGCCACTTCTTGCAGCGCATGAGCCCTCACACACCAGTCTTTGCAGCGGCCGTCATCCAGTACCTGACGGCCAAGGTCTTGGAGCTGGAGGGCAACGAGGCCCAGAAACATGGCAGTGGGCGCATCACACCAGAGATCATAGACAGGGTGCTCCACAGCAACCCGCTGCTCAGCAGCCTTTTCAGAGACTACCTTCTCACAGGCGGCCCCGGGCAGTAG